The following are from one region of the Isoalcanivorax indicus genome:
- a CDS encoding type VI secretion system Vgr family protein: MDADTLKNAATSAVKKAASRASQRMDAPLSRFFVDVAGMGESAFSVENFRSQDVALSCLGEFEVNVLVRAPVGLDALVGAPARLRLVGSGGTESVLALQVRAVQELPASPEGARLGLQLVSPLYALACRRHNRVFLNRTLEEIIQQVMTDAEFSADSLDICFKQPQPARAMVVQYEESDMDFLSRLLARDGAFYTVKPGAQGAAFLFYDDSRDLADTLGGARLDFHPESGQAAGGERVFQLSRKVSWMSAGVSLSDYNPQAPDRPPLGEAQCRGGQGHLQHWGPQAEDSDQACQLATIRAQALDVQRHTLTARADSAQLLPGMALTLTNHPEHNGDWLVVAAAIQGDQRAGHAFGQNSDRPGLLSELTLIPLEMPYRCAAAWQRKPVHGSFSARVEGDGGDYAYLDDQGRYRIRLPFDGGDSPEGEATPPVRMMQPYGGPNSGMHLPLHAGTEVLLSCVNGDIDRPVILGAISNPQTPTPVTASNASQHILRTRGGNELLMEDRAGEERIELFTADRKNRLSLDASDSGHQVTLETLEGDMEILAGGHMTVEVGASQNETVGETKTVTVTEDLKLMTREGIIELQAGADLFFKSTDSLRLTAEQGDIDVHAGENLIARSDGDTSVEVPNGDARVLVDRGDFSAEVNGALTLRGGGNAPMRFSQGGGSIEISPSGDIVIDGAVVDISGNTIKVDGQQIGGN, encoded by the coding sequence ATGGACGCTGACACACTCAAGAATGCAGCAACTTCCGCCGTCAAGAAAGCGGCGTCACGGGCCAGCCAGCGGATGGATGCGCCGCTGAGCCGTTTCTTTGTTGATGTCGCGGGGATGGGAGAGTCCGCTTTTTCGGTGGAGAATTTTCGTAGTCAAGATGTTGCCCTGTCCTGTCTCGGCGAGTTCGAGGTCAACGTCCTCGTGCGGGCACCTGTGGGCCTGGACGCGCTGGTGGGCGCCCCGGCCCGACTTCGTCTGGTGGGCTCTGGCGGCACGGAAAGCGTGCTGGCGCTTCAAGTGCGTGCGGTGCAGGAACTGCCTGCCAGCCCCGAAGGGGCTCGCCTTGGCCTGCAACTGGTGTCCCCGTTGTATGCGCTGGCTTGCCGACGCCATAACCGGGTATTTCTCAATCGGACGCTGGAAGAGATCATCCAGCAGGTGATGACCGACGCCGAGTTCAGCGCCGATAGCCTTGATATCTGCTTCAAACAGCCTCAACCGGCGCGAGCGATGGTGGTTCAGTACGAAGAATCGGACATGGACTTCCTGTCGCGCCTGCTGGCACGGGATGGCGCCTTCTACACCGTCAAGCCCGGCGCCCAGGGGGCCGCCTTCCTGTTCTATGATGACAGCCGTGACCTGGCGGATACACTTGGCGGCGCACGCCTGGATTTTCATCCGGAGAGTGGTCAGGCGGCGGGCGGCGAGCGCGTCTTTCAGCTTTCCCGCAAAGTGAGCTGGATGAGCGCGGGCGTGAGCCTGTCTGATTACAACCCGCAAGCGCCGGACCGCCCCCCGCTGGGTGAGGCCCAGTGTCGGGGCGGGCAAGGTCATCTGCAACACTGGGGGCCTCAAGCGGAGGACAGCGATCAGGCTTGCCAGCTAGCCACTATCCGGGCTCAGGCGCTGGACGTGCAGCGCCACACTCTTACAGCTCGCGCCGACAGCGCGCAGCTGCTGCCGGGCATGGCGCTGACGCTGACCAATCACCCGGAGCACAACGGTGACTGGCTGGTGGTGGCTGCCGCCATTCAGGGCGACCAACGTGCCGGACATGCCTTTGGCCAGAACAGCGATCGGCCCGGCCTGCTCAGCGAACTGACCCTGATCCCGCTTGAAATGCCCTACCGTTGCGCGGCCGCCTGGCAACGCAAGCCGGTGCACGGCAGCTTTTCGGCACGGGTGGAAGGCGACGGCGGCGACTACGCCTACCTTGATGATCAGGGCCGCTACCGGATCCGTTTACCGTTCGATGGCGGTGACAGCCCCGAAGGTGAGGCCACCCCGCCGGTACGAATGATGCAGCCCTACGGCGGACCTAATAGCGGGATGCATTTGCCGCTGCACGCCGGGACAGAAGTGCTGCTCAGCTGCGTTAATGGCGATATCGACCGCCCTGTGATTCTCGGGGCGATCAGTAATCCGCAAACCCCGACGCCGGTCACGGCCAGCAATGCCAGCCAGCATATTCTGCGCACCCGAGGCGGCAACGAACTGCTGATGGAAGATCGCGCCGGGGAAGAGCGTATAGAACTGTTCACCGCTGACCGGAAGAATCGCTTGAGCCTGGATGCCAGTGACAGCGGGCATCAAGTGACGCTGGAGACGTTGGAAGGTGATATGGAGATCCTTGCTGGTGGGCATATGACCGTTGAGGTGGGTGCCTCGCAGAACGAAACGGTTGGAGAAACCAAAACGGTGACCGTCACCGAGGATCTGAAGCTGATGACCCGGGAGGGGATAATCGAACTCCAGGCGGGTGCCGACCTGTTCTTCAAATCCACCGACAGCCTCCGCCTGACAGCTGAGCAAGGCGACATCGATGTGCACGCGGGTGAAAACCTGATTGCTCGCAGCGACGGCGATACGTCTGTGGAGGTGCCCAATGGCGATGCCCGAGTGCTGGTAGATCGTGGTGATTTCAGCGCGGAGGTCAACGGCGCTCTGACGCTGCGTGGTGGCGGCAATGCGCCCATGCGGTTTAGCCAGGGTGGCGGCAGCATCGAGATATCCCCCTCCGGTGATATCGTCATTGACGGTGCGGTGGTGGATATTTCCGGCAATACCATCAAGGTAGATGGCCAACAGATCGGTGGAAACTGA
- the tssG gene encoding type VI secretion system baseplate subunit TssG, protein MGATLGLRSADLINDLLRHPQGFDFVQAMELLEASDGEGQTFGQGLDARVRLQPSEDLVFPAADIRGCRHDADRLTLLLGFLGLYGVDAPVPHYLLDRTTAEDDDAARMRTFLDIFNQRFYVLMYRALQISRPAAGRLPTAFTGTASALSGQLGAQPGRRRFPVGRVRTANGLRALLQDDMAGVPVAVEDGRPTWEALGEACVLGAASCTLGHNTVLGGRAWTANGAIAVRLGPMDAASARELLPGHAEHAHLRARVRDYLPAGTGFELHLRVRPNARIEAHQGLGVEELHLGWSCWLGERLNDEYLIRMTMTDTAKGD, encoded by the coding sequence ATGGGCGCCACGCTCGGGCTACGCAGCGCCGATCTGATCAATGATCTGTTGCGGCACCCTCAGGGCTTCGATTTTGTGCAGGCGATGGAACTGCTCGAAGCCAGCGACGGCGAAGGCCAGACCTTTGGTCAGGGGCTGGACGCGCGCGTGCGCCTGCAACCCAGTGAAGATCTGGTGTTTCCGGCGGCGGATATTCGTGGCTGCCGGCACGACGCCGATCGGCTGACCCTGCTGCTCGGCTTTCTGGGGTTGTATGGCGTGGATGCGCCAGTGCCGCATTACCTGCTGGATCGCACCACCGCGGAAGACGATGACGCGGCCCGGATGCGCACCTTTCTCGACATTTTCAACCAGCGCTTCTATGTGCTGATGTACCGCGCCTTGCAGATCAGCCGCCCCGCCGCCGGGCGCTTGCCCACGGCGTTTACCGGTACCGCCAGTGCGCTGTCCGGACAACTGGGTGCGCAGCCCGGCCGCCGCCGGTTTCCCGTGGGGCGGGTACGGACCGCAAATGGTTTGCGCGCACTGCTCCAGGATGACATGGCCGGGGTGCCGGTGGCGGTGGAAGACGGCCGCCCGACCTGGGAGGCACTGGGCGAAGCCTGTGTGCTGGGTGCCGCCAGTTGCACTCTGGGTCACAACACCGTGCTTGGTGGCCGTGCCTGGACCGCGAACGGCGCGATTGCCGTGCGTCTGGGGCCCATGGATGCCGCCAGCGCCCGCGAACTGCTTCCCGGCCATGCCGAGCATGCGCATCTGCGTGCCCGGGTGCGCGATTACCTGCCCGCAGGCACCGGTTTTGAACTGCATCTGCGCGTACGCCCGAATGCGCGAATAGAGGCCCATCAAGGGCTGGGCGTAGAGGAACTGCATCTGGGCTGGTCCTGCTGGCTGGGCGAACGCCTGAACGACGAATACCTGATTCGCATGACGATGACGGACACTGCAAAAGGAGATTGA
- the tssH gene encoding type VI secretion system ATPase TssH encodes MHAGNMRRLLEKLNDTCARALENAAVMAAARSDYEVRIEHLLVKLLDSDLRNDLQQVMAHTGADAGALFDEQMQALSRLRTANPDRPVFSARLVQWLEQAWLASSLHYGAEKIRSVALLDALLELLPRMGEPACTALQGLSLDALREQHAALTRGSVEVAGATPDVTPGSGAPGLSPSGAKEEALQQFCQDFTADAREGRLDPVLGRGDEIRMAIDILCRRRKNNPILVGEPGVGKTAVVEGLALCIAEGRVPDALKDVRILGLDIGQLQAGASVKGEFERRLKQVIQEIRNATQPVILFIDEAHTLIGAGGEAGQNDAANLLKPALARGGMRTIAATTWSEYKRYFERDAALDRRFQRVSVDEPDTDRALLMLSGLKQTYARHHGVLLTDAALEAAVRLSQRYIAGRQLPDKAIDVLDTAAARVRLSQATQPRDLEQDAEQQDYFTRRLSALEEDASHGITVNERLRGQLQHELAQAAERMDTTRGRWDQERELVAALDGSRERRAALHAVQGNAPLVHPEVNAATVAGVIADWTGIPLGRMVRDEVQALASLESRLAGRVVGQDSALAAMARTLRAAKAGLRKQESPLGVFLLAGPSGVGKTESARALADELFGGERFLVSINMSEYQEAHTVSQLKGSPPGYVGYGEGGVLTEAVRQRPYSVVLLDEVEKAHPDVMNLFYQVFDRGVLRDGEGREIDFRNTVILMTSNLGSDTLQRLALPPEDETADADPATPEQAWTPPTDRELVDAIEPDLRRHFAAALLARMQVIPYRPLDRETLDAVVLLRLEAVAERLRDAHGITLRVDDAVVRHFAARCEVAESGARQVESVIEQQLMPGLAQQLLAYMAEDDMPDLLTLELDENGHLSAVFADTEAPEQLRA; translated from the coding sequence ATGCATGCCGGAAACATGCGCCGTCTGCTGGAAAAGCTGAACGACACCTGCGCCAGGGCGCTGGAAAATGCCGCCGTGATGGCCGCCGCGCGCAGCGATTACGAAGTGCGCATCGAGCATCTGCTGGTGAAATTGCTGGACAGTGACCTGCGCAATGACCTGCAACAGGTGATGGCGCATACCGGCGCTGATGCAGGTGCGCTGTTCGATGAGCAGATGCAGGCCCTGTCACGGTTACGCACCGCCAATCCGGATCGACCGGTGTTTTCGGCGCGCCTGGTGCAATGGCTGGAGCAGGCCTGGCTCGCCAGCAGCCTTCACTATGGTGCGGAAAAGATTCGCAGCGTGGCCTTGCTCGACGCCCTGCTGGAACTGCTGCCGCGCATGGGCGAGCCCGCCTGCACGGCCTTGCAAGGCTTGTCGCTGGATGCCCTGCGTGAACAGCATGCTGCGCTGACGCGCGGTTCTGTAGAAGTGGCGGGCGCCACGCCCGATGTCACACCCGGCTCGGGGGCGCCTGGTCTGTCACCGTCCGGTGCCAAGGAAGAAGCCTTGCAACAGTTCTGCCAGGACTTCACCGCTGATGCCCGTGAGGGTCGTCTGGACCCGGTGCTGGGCCGGGGCGACGAGATCCGCATGGCCATCGACATCCTCTGCCGTCGCCGCAAGAACAACCCGATCCTGGTGGGCGAGCCTGGCGTCGGCAAGACTGCCGTGGTGGAAGGCCTGGCCCTGTGCATTGCCGAAGGCCGTGTGCCCGACGCGTTGAAAGACGTACGCATTCTCGGCCTCGACATCGGCCAGTTGCAGGCCGGTGCCAGCGTAAAAGGGGAATTCGAGCGACGCCTCAAGCAGGTCATCCAGGAAATCCGCAACGCCACCCAGCCTGTCATCCTGTTTATTGATGAAGCGCATACGCTGATCGGTGCGGGCGGCGAAGCCGGCCAGAACGATGCGGCCAATCTGCTCAAACCCGCCTTGGCACGCGGCGGCATGCGCACTATCGCGGCCACGACCTGGTCGGAATACAAACGCTACTTTGAACGCGATGCCGCGCTGGATCGTCGCTTTCAGCGAGTCAGTGTTGATGAGCCAGATACCGATCGCGCCCTGCTGATGCTCAGCGGCCTCAAGCAGACCTATGCGCGCCACCACGGCGTGCTGCTCACCGATGCCGCACTGGAAGCGGCCGTCCGCCTGTCGCAGCGTTACATTGCTGGGCGCCAGTTGCCGGACAAAGCCATTGATGTGCTCGACACGGCCGCCGCGCGGGTGCGCCTGAGCCAGGCCACCCAGCCCCGCGATCTGGAGCAGGACGCCGAGCAGCAAGATTATTTCACCCGCCGCCTGAGTGCGCTGGAAGAAGATGCCAGCCACGGCATCACCGTGAACGAACGCCTGCGTGGTCAGTTGCAGCATGAGCTCGCCCAGGCTGCCGAGCGCATGGACACCACGCGTGGCCGCTGGGATCAGGAGCGCGAACTGGTCGCCGCCCTGGACGGCAGCCGCGAACGCCGCGCCGCCTTGCACGCTGTACAGGGCAATGCCCCCCTGGTGCACCCGGAAGTCAACGCCGCCACGGTGGCGGGGGTGATCGCTGACTGGACCGGCATTCCCCTTGGCCGCATGGTGCGTGACGAAGTGCAGGCGCTCGCCAGCCTGGAATCACGCCTGGCCGGGCGCGTGGTCGGCCAGGACAGCGCCCTGGCCGCCATGGCCCGCACCTTGCGCGCCGCCAAGGCGGGCCTGCGCAAACAGGAAAGCCCCCTTGGCGTTTTCCTGCTGGCCGGCCCCAGCGGTGTTGGCAAGACCGAGAGCGCTCGCGCCCTGGCTGACGAACTGTTTGGCGGTGAACGCTTCCTCGTCAGCATTAACATGAGCGAATACCAGGAAGCCCACACCGTGTCGCAGCTCAAGGGCAGCCCACCCGGGTATGTGGGCTACGGCGAAGGTGGCGTACTGACCGAAGCCGTACGCCAGCGTCCCTATTCAGTGGTGCTGCTGGATGAAGTGGAAAAGGCCCATCCCGATGTCATGAACCTGTTCTACCAGGTGTTTGATCGCGGCGTACTGCGCGACGGCGAAGGCCGCGAAATCGACTTCCGCAACACCGTGATCCTGATGACCTCGAACCTCGGCAGCGACACGTTGCAACGGCTGGCTTTGCCACCGGAGGACGAGACGGCTGACGCCGATCCAGCCACGCCTGAGCAGGCCTGGACACCCCCCACCGACCGCGAACTGGTAGACGCCATCGAGCCCGACCTGCGGCGCCATTTCGCTGCCGCCTTGCTGGCCCGCATGCAGGTGATTCCCTACCGCCCCCTGGACCGCGAGACCCTGGACGCCGTGGTCCTGCTGCGACTGGAGGCCGTCGCCGAGCGCCTGCGTGATGCCCACGGCATCACCCTGCGGGTGGATGATGCGGTGGTGCGCCACTTCGCCGCCCGCTGCGAAGTGGCAGAAAGCGGCGCGCGCCAGGTGGAATCGGTGATCGAACAACAACTGATGCCCGGCCTGGCCCAGCAACTGCTCGCCTACATGGCCGAGGACGACATGCCGGACCTGCTGACCCTGGAGCTGGATGAGAACGGCCATCTGAGCGCCGTTTTCGCGGATACCGAGGCGCCGGAGCAACTGCGCGCCTGA
- a CDS encoding type VI secretion system Vgr family protein, with amino-acid sequence MDVKNKAGELLKQQGESWFESVTGKHTGIETFTFTVDGLLLDGYATELEEGLSQVSAYRVYCAVAAGSNSDALLGKAGRLTLTSRDALGRDIVGVVTCIDQQALLPDGREQWVFDMHSGLIRLSLRQRWRIVHRQSVVEIVENVFRDHGLAVDNRLTLDYPVKPWTAQVGESDLAFVQRLLAHADIWFSSESDEHGEVVVLADSYQGASRAQRAGLTVRAQSGAVRAIQGMESVALDGAFRRVGHADFYRQQQRESLHLSGPAGDVGPGQWLPVEGHGNCLIIHSKTTLALPREHQGNDPQPLRWEAEAIAFNQPFLPPIPAKPDIPLVFPARVESTEPYAQLTGSGLRKARIAFDEQLAAAGEASPPLRQLQPFGGPPTHNGQPTGWDWPLRDGADILLTCLNDDPDQPLILGYAPCTTQPGPVVGENRHQHKLMTPAGHQLALDDKQQAEAITLHTPDGRCLLKLDAQSDSPIVQLACDQGALTMRADRNHDTRVGLNHATYVGESQMTQVGQDARMTTDRGVIHHQAATDITLRAARQARLASGRNLELHSGANTMMRMEGHVRLEARSGMMMRIGGQLHLQADGAIAITGTGGGDLTIHQNGAGFSIKKDGTVRLFGNTVTIKGQQGVMFNGQMHYNLGQGAKADSPVPIQPLALTAIPVLKAPPPGGLCLHHCWKDGAPVPDMPYQIYLPGGEVRRGHLDSDGWAQEEDLPTFLPLSVHFGDEPEELDEEIESVRQQIAAVLEAIIAEKREETARLEKEMADASLLGNGWRYYTAYLSGAWDAATGAVEFVIDVLSFAGRVAHYGSPRRRLQTTLQSAWEASRNAESSESGWRERFLSSYGENEKDALVEALGFDPAAISREDLAMAWEITVLLTTDSDVQSQIMSFVGEYSGAMHGTDWAYVGGAVVFEIILTVVLIAVTGGVGAAARGAGELRHARHLEALSEPVMRLGDLLRRKRLQGTQRSMRGGGNVERVSDLPPAPRMAHGFPRLPAPENLREAVTRLGWVRQRLVRKGYQPKYSDTELRAMAASNRIESERFHVRIMPKRFVDSDGVNRGGALGQSLETQSGRGPKYWSTTFDQIEDADTDPRLLMAKLGLDPVTEPHVMVIIDTQAARSVAPTRTLVPTYEKLGDFASSELPRRFPADQVRQIMTPEFQAEYARHYSAARASGVMTDGADVDGFSRYLRREVANPDQRQLLSKRFEMQKEIGNNDHYLGNGLTRNLVEGVDNEFGAVETFNFQVRDANLKQFGDAIDIIDLMEITPR; translated from the coding sequence ATGGATGTCAAGAACAAAGCCGGTGAATTGCTGAAACAGCAAGGTGAATCGTGGTTTGAGTCTGTCACCGGAAAGCATACCGGTATCGAAACCTTCACTTTTACGGTCGATGGTTTGTTGCTGGATGGCTATGCCACCGAGCTGGAAGAGGGTCTCAGTCAGGTATCTGCTTACAGGGTCTATTGCGCCGTCGCGGCGGGCAGTAACAGCGACGCCTTGTTGGGCAAAGCGGGACGACTCACACTGACCAGCCGCGATGCGCTAGGCCGGGATATTGTGGGTGTGGTGACTTGCATAGATCAGCAAGCTCTCTTGCCTGATGGCCGCGAGCAGTGGGTGTTTGATATGCACTCGGGTCTGATCCGGCTCTCTTTGCGCCAGCGCTGGCGCATTGTTCACCGGCAAAGCGTGGTGGAGATCGTTGAAAACGTGTTTCGTGACCACGGCCTCGCCGTCGATAACCGCCTGACCCTCGATTATCCCGTCAAACCCTGGACCGCCCAGGTCGGCGAAAGCGATCTGGCCTTTGTGCAGCGCCTGCTGGCTCACGCGGATATCTGGTTCAGCAGCGAGTCTGATGAGCACGGTGAAGTGGTTGTTCTCGCCGACAGCTATCAGGGTGCCAGTCGGGCGCAACGAGCCGGGCTGACTGTGCGCGCCCAAAGCGGCGCAGTACGGGCTATCCAGGGTATGGAGAGTGTCGCATTGGACGGCGCTTTCCGCCGTGTCGGGCATGCGGATTTCTATCGTCAGCAACAACGAGAGAGCCTGCATCTCAGCGGTCCGGCGGGCGATGTCGGACCCGGCCAGTGGCTGCCCGTGGAAGGCCACGGCAACTGTTTGATCATCCACAGCAAAACCACCCTGGCATTGCCCCGCGAGCACCAGGGCAACGACCCCCAGCCGCTGCGCTGGGAGGCGGAAGCCATCGCCTTCAACCAGCCGTTTCTGCCACCCATCCCGGCCAAACCCGACATACCGCTGGTGTTTCCTGCCAGGGTGGAATCCACGGAGCCCTACGCGCAACTGACCGGCAGTGGCCTGCGCAAGGCCCGCATTGCCTTTGATGAACAGCTCGCAGCGGCAGGCGAAGCCAGCCCGCCGCTGCGACAACTGCAACCCTTCGGCGGCCCACCTACCCACAACGGCCAGCCCACCGGCTGGGACTGGCCGCTGCGCGATGGCGCCGATATCCTGCTGACCTGTCTGAATGACGACCCGGACCAGCCACTGATTCTGGGCTATGCGCCTTGCACCACCCAGCCTGGGCCAGTTGTTGGTGAAAACCGCCATCAGCACAAGCTGATGACCCCCGCAGGGCATCAACTGGCACTGGACGATAAACAACAGGCTGAAGCGATCACGCTGCACACTCCCGACGGCCGTTGTCTGCTCAAGCTCGACGCCCAGAGCGACAGTCCGATAGTGCAACTGGCCTGCGACCAGGGTGCGCTGACGATGCGGGCAGACCGGAACCACGACACTCGGGTCGGCCTGAACCACGCCACCTATGTGGGCGAGAGTCAGATGACTCAGGTGGGCCAGGATGCCCGCATGACGACCGATCGGGGCGTGATCCATCACCAGGCCGCCACGGATATCACCTTGCGTGCCGCCCGGCAGGCCAGACTCGCGTCAGGCCGCAATCTGGAGCTGCATAGCGGCGCCAATACGATGATGCGCATGGAAGGTCATGTCCGTCTCGAAGCCCGCAGTGGGATGATGATGCGTATTGGCGGCCAGCTGCATTTGCAGGCTGACGGTGCTATTGCTATCACCGGGACCGGCGGGGGCGATTTGACCATTCACCAGAATGGCGCCGGCTTCAGCATCAAGAAAGACGGCACCGTCCGTCTGTTCGGCAACACGGTCACAATCAAAGGCCAGCAAGGCGTGATGTTCAACGGCCAGATGCACTACAACCTGGGTCAGGGTGCCAAAGCTGACAGTCCAGTGCCAATCCAGCCCCTTGCTTTGACTGCTATTCCTGTGCTCAAGGCGCCTCCACCGGGGGGGCTCTGTTTGCATCATTGCTGGAAAGATGGCGCCCCTGTGCCGGACATGCCCTATCAGATCTATCTGCCCGGCGGTGAAGTAAGACGTGGCCATCTCGATAGTGACGGCTGGGCTCAGGAGGAGGATCTGCCCACATTCCTGCCGCTCTCGGTACATTTTGGTGACGAGCCAGAGGAGCTTGACGAAGAAATCGAGAGTGTGCGCCAACAAATAGCGGCGGTGCTCGAGGCGATAATTGCCGAGAAGCGAGAAGAAACCGCTCGACTGGAAAAGGAAATGGCAGACGCCTCTTTACTCGGCAATGGCTGGCGTTACTACACCGCCTATTTGAGCGGGGCTTGGGATGCTGCCACTGGCGCGGTGGAATTTGTGATTGACGTGCTGAGTTTTGCCGGTCGAGTGGCTCATTATGGTAGCCCCAGGCGGCGTCTCCAGACGACGTTGCAGAGCGCCTGGGAGGCCAGTCGTAATGCAGAAAGCAGTGAAAGTGGTTGGCGGGAACGCTTTCTGAGCAGTTATGGGGAGAACGAGAAAGATGCACTGGTTGAGGCACTGGGGTTTGATCCTGCGGCTATTTCCCGCGAAGACCTGGCGATGGCTTGGGAGATTACGGTTCTACTGACAACAGACAGTGACGTGCAGTCGCAGATCATGAGTTTCGTCGGTGAGTATTCGGGCGCGATGCACGGCACGGACTGGGCCTATGTCGGCGGCGCCGTGGTCTTTGAAATCATTCTTACCGTGGTGCTGATTGCGGTTACCGGGGGAGTGGGTGCCGCCGCCAGGGGTGCAGGCGAACTCCGCCATGCTCGCCATCTGGAAGCACTGTCGGAACCCGTCATGCGGCTGGGTGACCTGCTGCGTCGCAAACGGCTACAGGGCACGCAACGCAGCATGCGCGGTGGTGGCAACGTCGAACGTGTCAGCGATCTGCCTCCGGCGCCACGCATGGCGCATGGCTTCCCGCGCTTGCCCGCTCCGGAGAACCTGCGCGAAGCTGTGACCCGGCTGGGCTGGGTTCGCCAGCGACTGGTGCGCAAAGGCTATCAACCCAAGTACAGCGATACCGAGCTGCGGGCCATGGCAGCCAGCAACCGGATTGAATCGGAACGATTCCATGTGCGGATCATGCCGAAGAGATTTGTTGATAGCGATGGTGTAAACCGTGGTGGCGCGCTGGGCCAATCACTGGAAACCCAAAGCGGCCGTGGGCCGAAGTACTGGTCCACCACCTTCGATCAGATCGAGGATGCCGATACGGATCCCCGCCTGCTGATGGCCAAGCTGGGTCTGGATCCGGTGACAGAACCCCATGTGATGGTGATTATCGACACCCAGGCTGCACGATCAGTGGCGCCCACTCGTACGTTGGTGCCCACCTATGAGAAGTTGGGTGACTTTGCCAGCAGTGAGCTGCCGAGGCGCTTCCCTGCGGACCAGGTTCGGCAGATTATGACGCCTGAATTTCAGGCAGAGTATGCCAGGCATTATAGTGCGGCCAGGGCGTCGGGCGTTATGACTGATGGCGCAGATGTTGATGGATTCTCGAGATACCTACGCCGAGAAGTGGCTAATCCGGATCAGCGTCAACTATTAAGCAAGCGGTTTGAGATGCAGAAAGAAATTGGCAATAACGATCATTATCTGGGTAATGGCCTGACCAGAAATCTGGTCGAAGGGGTCGATAACGAGTTCGGCGCGGTAGAGACGTTCAATTTTCAGGTTCGCGATGCGAATCTGAAGCAGTTTGGCGATGCCATCGATATTATTGACCTAATGGAGATAACCCCGCGATGA